From a single Chlamydia muridarum str. Nigg genomic region:
- a CDS encoding DUF1343 domain-containing protein codes for MKVVCKLVMVALLFPSMGHALVQVGLERIFQEEKYLEKIRGKRIALISHSAAINQQGEHSLCVFDQHKGICKLSALCTLEHGYFGASIAETPGYDPVLAGIHVVSLFSSKEIPSEVIEACDVFVYDVQDIGVRSYSFISALLQVVKASASSNKELIVLDRPNPMGGDMVDGPLPDKEALPAIPYCYGMTPGELALLYRAWYAPNATVTVVPMQGWTRSMTFADTGRIWVPTSPQVPDAQSAYFYAATGVIGALSITNIGIGYTLPFKVLGAPWIDGHKVAQELNKAKLPGVKFLPFMYEPFFGKFKMEICSGVLLVLQDPKTFLPMETQSVILGVLKMLYPKEVEQAFLLLDRLAPRRKAIQTLLGRSEFLNVCLQKQYVTWPLRTMCVEGRKQFKEARKPFLLAEYTQQ; via the coding sequence ATGAAGGTAGTCTGCAAGCTTGTAATGGTTGCTTTGTTATTCCCTAGTATGGGGCATGCTCTTGTTCAGGTTGGATTGGAACGCATTTTTCAAGAAGAGAAATACCTGGAAAAAATCCGAGGTAAGCGAATTGCTTTAATCTCTCATAGCGCAGCAATCAACCAACAAGGAGAGCATTCGCTTTGCGTGTTTGATCAACATAAAGGAATCTGTAAACTAAGTGCTTTGTGTACATTGGAACATGGTTATTTTGGAGCATCCATTGCTGAGACCCCGGGATACGATCCTGTATTAGCGGGTATTCATGTAGTTTCTCTTTTTTCGTCTAAAGAAATCCCCTCTGAAGTCATTGAGGCCTGTGATGTTTTTGTGTATGACGTCCAAGATATTGGTGTGCGTTCTTATTCGTTTATTTCAGCGTTATTACAGGTAGTAAAGGCGTCAGCGAGTAGTAATAAAGAGTTAATCGTTTTAGATCGTCCTAATCCTATGGGAGGGGACATGGTCGATGGTCCTTTACCAGATAAAGAGGCTTTACCTGCTATTCCCTATTGTTATGGGATGACTCCTGGTGAGCTCGCTTTGTTATATCGAGCATGGTATGCACCCAATGCCACTGTAACAGTCGTTCCTATGCAAGGGTGGACTCGTTCTATGACTTTCGCTGATACGGGACGAATCTGGGTTCCTACAAGTCCTCAAGTTCCAGATGCCCAGTCTGCTTATTTTTACGCGGCAACAGGAGTGATAGGGGCTTTATCGATCACAAATATAGGAATAGGGTATACGCTTCCTTTTAAGGTTCTAGGTGCTCCATGGATCGATGGACATAAGGTAGCTCAAGAGTTGAATAAGGCTAAGCTTCCAGGAGTAAAATTCCTTCCTTTTATGTATGAGCCGTTTTTTGGTAAATTTAAAATGGAGATTTGCTCTGGGGTATTATTAGTACTTCAGGATCCCAAAACATTTCTTCCTATGGAAACGCAAAGCGTTATTTTAGGAGTTTTAAAAATGCTATATCCTAAAGAAGTTGAACAAGCATTTCTATTACTGGATAGGCTAGCTCCTAGACGTAAGGCGATCCAAACTCTATTGGGGCGTTCAGAATTTTTGAATGTTTGTTTGCAAAAACAATATGTTACGTGGCCTTTACGGACTATGTGTGTTGAAGGAAGAAAACAATTTAAAGAAGCTAGGAAACCATTCCTACTTGCAGAATATACCCAACAGTAA
- a CDS encoding non-canonical purine NTP pyrophosphatase, which yields MKILIASSHGYKVRETKAFLKKIGEFDIFSLVDYPSYTPPKETGETPEENAIQKGVFAAQTFRCWTIADDSMLIIPALGGLPGKLSASFSGEHASDKDHRKKLLEEMLLLENPIDRSAYFECCVVLVSPFGKIFKAHASCEGTIVFKERGSSGFGYDPLFSKHDYKQTYAELPEEIKNQVSHRAKALAKLQPYVEMAFANHLLARNESL from the coding sequence ATGAAAATTCTTATAGCCAGTTCCCATGGATATAAGGTACGCGAAACCAAAGCTTTTCTAAAAAAAATAGGAGAGTTTGACATCTTCTCTTTAGTGGACTACCCCTCTTACACCCCTCCTAAAGAGACTGGTGAAACTCCAGAAGAAAATGCGATTCAAAAAGGAGTATTTGCTGCCCAAACCTTCCGGTGTTGGACAATTGCTGATGATTCTATGCTAATCATTCCTGCTTTAGGAGGCCTTCCAGGGAAACTATCTGCCTCCTTTTCAGGAGAGCACGCTAGCGATAAAGATCACCGTAAAAAGCTTCTGGAGGAAATGCTTCTTTTAGAAAATCCTATTGATCGATCCGCTTATTTTGAATGCTGTGTTGTTCTCGTCTCCCCTTTTGGGAAGATCTTCAAAGCTCACGCTTCTTGTGAAGGAACCATTGTCTTTAAAGAGAGAGGGTCTTCTGGATTTGGATATGATCCGTTATTTTCAAAGCATGATTACAAACAAACGTACGCGGAACTTCCAGAAGAAATCAAAAACCAGGTATCCCATAGAGCAAAAGCCTTAGCTAAGTTACAGCCCTACGTAGAAATGGCTTTTGCTAATCACTTACTCGCGAGGAATGAGAGTCTCTAA
- the ung gene encoding uracil-DNA glycosylase, whose amino-acid sequence MHEAFTIEQLPQSWQEQLKDEWSQPYWSQLLTFLKSEYANATVYPKKEHVFSALRSTPFDQVKVVILGQDPYHGEGQAHGLSFSVPKGQALPPSLRNIFQELQADLGIRNETGCLQTWADQGVLLLNTVLTVRAGEAFSHAGRGWEHFTDAIVTKLIQNRTHIIFVLWGSAARKKCDLLFQTKHQHAILACPHPSPLAAHRGFFGCCHFSKINYLLKKQGKPMINWKIA is encoded by the coding sequence ATGCATGAGGCTTTTACTATAGAGCAACTCCCCCAGTCTTGGCAAGAACAGCTTAAAGATGAGTGGTCCCAGCCATATTGGTCTCAGCTGCTTACTTTTTTAAAGAGCGAGTATGCGAATGCCACTGTCTATCCTAAAAAGGAGCATGTGTTTTCTGCTTTGCGAAGCACACCTTTTGATCAAGTGAAAGTAGTTATTCTTGGACAGGATCCTTATCATGGAGAAGGGCAGGCGCATGGATTAAGTTTTAGCGTTCCGAAGGGGCAGGCGTTGCCTCCTTCGCTGAGAAATATTTTTCAGGAATTGCAAGCCGATTTGGGTATCCGTAATGAAACCGGATGTTTACAAACATGGGCGGATCAAGGAGTCCTCCTTTTGAATACGGTATTGACGGTTCGCGCTGGAGAAGCTTTTTCTCATGCCGGACGCGGATGGGAACATTTTACTGATGCTATTGTCACTAAATTAATTCAAAATAGAACTCACATAATTTTTGTTTTATGGGGAAGTGCTGCAAGAAAAAAATGCGATCTTCTTTTTCAAACTAAGCACCAACATGCGATTCTGGCTTGTCCTCATCCTTCACCATTAGCTGCGCATAGAGGATTCTTTGGATGTTGCCACTTTTCAAAAATTAATTATCTGCTTAAAAAACAGGGAAAGCCGATGATTAATTGGAAGATAGCATGA
- a CDS encoding ATP-dependent helicase produces the protein MLTSELNAAQVTAVTAPLQPVLVLAGAGAGKTRVVSHRILYLIEEAQLDPSQILAITFTNKAAKELNERVLTQCNFPDYRGIPMVSTFHSLGVYILRRSIQLLDRQSNFAIYDQSDSEKLIKQCLRKLNLDNKLCNAMQFTISQAKNRLQDPEDLDSREYPDPARAVYTEYQEQLRAANALDFDDLLFLTEKLLRIPEIQQEYSNLWKALLIDEYQDTNHAQYLIAKRLAASHNNIFVVGDPDQSIYSWRGANISNILNFEQDYPKALVVRLEENYRSCGTILEAANALIQNNSARLDKTLRSVKGPGDKIFCFTGKNDRDEAEQVLEEISNLHSYKDIPLSHICILYRTNFQSQSFEAALLKRGYPYEIIGGISFYKRKEIQDILAFLRLFSNNYDMAAFERTIGLKKCGIGATTLSSLMSYAKSMDLPILQACWDVLEKKPIRLTKKQQQGLFSYLTHFHQMEKLYGNCDLHEFINETIRITDYLAILKEDPETYDDRKNNLEQLLAETQIWGKSSENLPNFLEDLALKSSADETASSHDRLKLMTIHNSKGLEFPVVFLVGLEENLLPHANSKGMHENIEEERRLCYVGITRAQEYLYLSRAKTRFLWGTERTMVPSRFISELPRALLKFV, from the coding sequence ATGCTTACATCCGAATTAAATGCAGCACAAGTTACCGCCGTCACTGCGCCATTACAACCAGTCCTTGTTTTAGCTGGAGCTGGAGCTGGAAAAACTCGAGTGGTTTCCCATCGAATTCTTTACCTAATCGAAGAGGCTCAACTCGATCCATCGCAAATTTTAGCAATAACATTCACTAACAAAGCTGCAAAAGAATTAAACGAACGAGTCCTAACTCAATGCAACTTTCCAGACTATCGAGGCATACCTATGGTGAGCACCTTTCATAGCTTAGGTGTTTATATTCTTCGCCGATCAATCCAACTCCTAGATAGACAATCAAATTTTGCTATTTATGATCAAAGCGATTCTGAAAAATTAATCAAGCAGTGCTTACGTAAACTCAATCTCGATAATAAACTTTGCAATGCAATGCAGTTTACTATCTCTCAAGCAAAAAATCGTCTACAAGATCCAGAAGATCTAGATTCTAGAGAATATCCAGATCCTGCCCGTGCAGTTTATACTGAATACCAAGAACAGTTACGCGCTGCGAATGCTCTGGACTTTGATGATCTCTTATTTTTGACAGAAAAATTACTCCGCATCCCCGAAATCCAACAGGAATATTCCAACCTCTGGAAAGCCTTATTAATAGATGAGTATCAAGACACTAATCATGCGCAATACCTCATCGCTAAACGTCTTGCAGCCTCTCACAACAATATTTTTGTCGTTGGAGATCCAGATCAATCCATATATTCCTGGCGAGGTGCTAACATCTCTAATATTTTAAATTTTGAACAAGATTATCCAAAGGCTTTGGTCGTTCGTCTGGAAGAAAATTACCGTTCCTGCGGAACTATTTTAGAGGCAGCAAATGCTCTCATTCAAAATAATTCTGCTCGTTTAGATAAAACTTTGCGTAGTGTGAAAGGCCCTGGAGATAAAATTTTCTGTTTCACAGGGAAAAATGACCGCGACGAAGCGGAACAAGTATTAGAAGAAATTTCCAATCTTCACTCATACAAAGATATTCCTCTCTCTCATATCTGCATTTTGTATCGAACAAATTTTCAATCGCAATCATTCGAAGCAGCTCTTCTCAAGCGTGGTTATCCCTATGAAATTATAGGAGGCATTTCCTTCTACAAACGCAAAGAAATCCAAGATATTCTCGCTTTCTTGCGTCTCTTTTCTAACAACTACGATATGGCCGCTTTTGAGCGCACTATCGGACTTAAGAAATGCGGTATTGGCGCTACCACCCTATCGTCTCTCATGAGTTATGCGAAAAGTATGGACCTTCCTATCCTGCAAGCATGCTGGGATGTCCTAGAGAAAAAACCCATCCGTTTAACAAAAAAACAACAACAGGGGCTTTTCTCTTATCTTACGCATTTCCATCAGATGGAAAAACTTTATGGAAACTGCGATCTTCATGAATTTATTAATGAGACTATTCGCATTACGGATTACCTCGCCATTCTCAAAGAGGACCCAGAAACTTATGACGATAGAAAGAATAACCTAGAACAGTTACTAGCAGAAACACAAATATGGGGCAAAAGCAGTGAGAACCTCCCGAACTTTTTAGAAGATTTAGCTCTAAAAAGTTCAGCAGATGAAACTGCAAGTTCTCATGATCGTCTTAAACTCATGACCATCCACAATAGCAAGGGGTTAGAATTTCCTGTAGTCTTCTTAGTTGGACTCGAAGAAAACCTACTCCCTCATGCAAATTCCAAAGGCATGCACGAAAATATTGAAGAGGAACGAAGATTATGTTACGTGGGAATTACCCGAGCACAAGAGTACCTCTACTTATCTCGAGCAAAAACCCGATTCCTTTGGGGGACGGAACGCACCATGGTCCCAAGCAGATTTATTAGCGAGCTGCCTAGGGCTCTTTTAAAATTTGTTTAA
- the rpoN gene encoding RNA polymerase factor sigma-54, whose translation MLHQHQTASVALCPALHIQQSLDMLQMPVAELSEFLSQQITINPCFDLDALDDLPDTCSFFPISEHHPFTETLLSHLLHQIEVHFSLPQDRAIAQYIVGNLSPEGLFLEDPSLSASNLGVSDVLFQKIWLRIQQFHPLGIASSSLQSYWLSLLDPSSHKEALMIIRQHFNRLARCDFAGISKKIQLPIAKILVFLRQALASIPWCPAAGFPNSLKTPSPALPDAYLSFSHEKSWEIFMNKDSLPAIRLNSTVLHIYHTLPRDDKDHLSQQIRAAKQLLRNIKKREETLLAVLRVLIPYQEEFLLKKRSVPKAFSVKQLARELSLHETTICRAINNKTLATPIGLISMRSLFPQAVGACPDQSKATILHWIHQWISTEKNPLSDEAISQKIIAKGIPCARRTVAKYRSQLNIPPAHQRKHVNASLVP comes from the coding sequence ATGTTGCATCAGCATCAAACAGCATCTGTAGCTCTTTGTCCTGCTTTACATATTCAACAAAGTTTGGACATGCTACAGATGCCGGTTGCTGAACTCTCGGAATTCTTATCTCAACAAATCACTATCAATCCTTGTTTCGATCTCGATGCCCTGGACGATCTTCCAGACACATGTTCCTTTTTCCCTATTAGTGAGCACCATCCTTTCACAGAGACCCTATTATCCCATCTACTTCACCAAATAGAGGTACATTTTTCTCTCCCTCAAGACCGTGCTATAGCCCAATACATCGTAGGGAATCTTTCTCCTGAAGGACTCTTTTTGGAAGATCCCTCTCTCTCGGCTTCAAATTTAGGAGTTTCTGATGTCCTTTTTCAAAAAATATGGCTACGCATCCAACAATTTCATCCCCTAGGAATTGCCTCATCTTCTCTTCAATCCTATTGGCTATCTTTACTAGATCCTTCTTCGCATAAAGAAGCTTTAATGATTATCCGACAGCACTTTAATCGATTAGCTCGTTGTGATTTTGCCGGCATTTCTAAGAAAATTCAGCTGCCCATAGCAAAGATTCTTGTATTTCTTAGACAAGCTCTAGCTTCCATCCCCTGGTGTCCAGCAGCTGGATTTCCTAATTCACTTAAAACTCCTTCTCCAGCGCTTCCTGATGCCTATCTTTCTTTCTCACACGAAAAATCTTGGGAAATCTTTATGAACAAAGATTCTCTTCCAGCTATTAGACTTAATAGTACGGTGCTTCATATTTACCACACCCTCCCCCGTGATGATAAAGACCACTTATCACAACAAATTCGTGCTGCAAAACAGCTGCTTCGCAATATAAAAAAACGTGAAGAAACTTTATTAGCAGTCCTTCGCGTTTTAATTCCTTATCAGGAGGAATTCCTTCTTAAAAAACGTTCTGTTCCGAAAGCTTTTTCAGTAAAACAACTAGCTCGCGAACTCTCTCTTCATGAAACCACTATTTGTCGGGCAATCAATAATAAGACGCTCGCAACACCTATCGGATTGATTTCTATGCGGTCGCTATTTCCACAAGCTGTTGGAGCTTGTCCTGATCAATCTAAAGCTACTATTTTACATTGGATACATCAGTGGATATCTACAGAAAAAAATCCTCTATCTGACGAGGCTATTAGCCAAAAAATTATTGCGAAAGGAATTCCTTGTGCACGCCGTACAGTAGCAAAATATCGGTCTCAACTAAACATCCCCCCAGCGCATCAGCGTAAACATGTGAATGCTTCTCTAGTGCCATAA
- a CDS encoding CADD family putative folate metabolism protein, translating to MKEVSMNFLDQLDAIIQNKHMLEHPFYMKWSKGELTKEQLQAYAKDYYLHIKAFPKYLSAIHSRCDDLEARKLLLDNLMDEENGYPNHIDLWKQFVFALGVSSEELEAHEPSEAAKAKVATFMRWCTGDSLAAGVAALYSYESQIPCVAKEKIRGLIEYFGFSNPEDYAYFTEHEEADVRHAREEKALIEMLSRDDSDKVLEASREVTQSLYGFLDSFLEPATCCHCHKA from the coding sequence ATAAAAGAGGTGAGCATGAATTTTTTAGATCAGCTAGATGCAATTATTCAAAACAAACATATGTTAGAACACCCTTTTTACATGAAGTGGTCAAAAGGAGAGCTGACAAAAGAACAATTACAGGCATACGCAAAAGATTACTATTTGCATATCAAAGCTTTTCCAAAATATTTATCTGCTATTCATAGCCGTTGTGATGATTTAGAAGCCCGCAAGTTATTATTAGATAACTTAATGGATGAAGAGAATGGTTATCCTAATCATATTGATTTATGGAAACAATTTGTGTTTGCTCTTGGAGTGTCTTCAGAAGAGCTAGAAGCTCATGAACCCAGTGAAGCAGCTAAAGCTAAGGTTGCGACATTTATGCGGTGGTGCACAGGGGATTCTTTAGCAGCAGGAGTAGCGGCTTTGTATTCTTATGAAAGTCAAATTCCTTGCGTAGCTAAAGAAAAAATTCGTGGATTGATTGAGTACTTTGGCTTTTCTAATCCTGAAGATTATGCTTATTTCACGGAGCATGAAGAAGCTGATGTGCGTCATGCTAGGGAAGAAAAGGCCTTAATTGAGATGTTGTCTAGAGATGATAGCGACAAAGTTTTAGAAGCTTCGCGAGAAGTTACACAATCTTTATACGGCTTTTTGGATTCATTTTTAGAGCCTGCAACATGTTGTCATTGTCACAAAGCTTAA
- a CDS encoding putative folate metabolism gamma-glutamate ligase, which yields MKITPIKTRKVFAHDSLQEIFQESLPPIQERSIVVVSSKIVSLCEGAVADAQISKADLIKKEADAYLFCEGSGIYLTKKEGILIPSAGIDESNTDQAFVLYPKDLLRSCNQIGEWLKNYFRVKELGVIITDSHTTPMRRGVVGIGLCWYGFSPLHNYVGSLDCFDRPLKMTQSNLLDSLAAAAVVCMGEGNEQTPLAVIEQAPKVVYHQHPTSQEEYFSLRIDETEDLYGPLLHAVLWNQEKE from the coding sequence ATGAAAATTACGCCAATCAAAACCCGTAAGGTATTTGCTCACGATTCTCTACAGGAGATTTTTCAAGAATCTTTGCCTCCTATTCAAGAACGCAGCATTGTGGTAGTCTCTTCTAAGATTGTAAGCTTATGTGAAGGAGCTGTTGCTGATGCACAGATAAGTAAGGCTGACTTAATCAAAAAGGAAGCGGATGCGTATTTATTCTGTGAGGGAAGCGGTATATACCTAACAAAAAAAGAGGGAATTTTAATTCCCTCTGCAGGAATTGATGAATCCAATACAGATCAAGCCTTTGTTTTGTATCCTAAAGATCTTTTGAGATCGTGTAATCAAATCGGGGAATGGTTGAAAAATTATTTCCGAGTGAAAGAGTTGGGTGTAATTATCACAGATAGCCATACTACGCCTATGCGTCGAGGAGTAGTGGGGATAGGATTATGTTGGTATGGCTTTTCTCCATTGCATAATTATGTAGGATCTCTGGATTGTTTTGATCGGCCACTGAAGATGACGCAGAGTAATCTTTTGGATTCTTTAGCAGCAGCAGCGGTTGTTTGTATGGGGGAAGGGAATGAGCAAACGCCTTTAGCGGTGATTGAACAGGCGCCTAAGGTCGTGTATCATCAACATCCTACATCTCAAGAAGAATACTTTTCCTTACGCATAGATGAAACAGAAGATTTATATGGGCCGCTTTTGCATGCGGTTTTGTGGAATCAAGAAAAGGAATAA
- a CDS encoding dihydrofolate reductase: protein MIQATGIVAIDPRGVMGGAGKLPWNYPEDLRFFSETIQDHPIIMGRKTWESLPDRYKCGRTVIVFSRQHSCAQGIWISSLVEYEKLSLNSPFLIGGAELFDWFFQYNLLKSCFVTHIKREYQGDTFFPVERLSGWKRESVLKTEDFNIYHYENYANQNP, encoded by the coding sequence ATGATTCAAGCGACAGGAATCGTTGCTATAGATCCTCGAGGAGTTATGGGGGGGGCTGGAAAGCTCCCATGGAACTATCCAGAGGATTTGCGTTTCTTTTCAGAGACCATTCAGGATCACCCGATCATTATGGGTAGAAAGACTTGGGAGTCTCTTCCTGATAGATATAAGTGTGGTCGAACCGTTATTGTTTTTTCTCGACAGCATAGCTGTGCTCAAGGTATTTGGATCTCTTCCTTAGTAGAGTACGAGAAGTTATCTCTTAACTCTCCATTCTTAATTGGCGGAGCCGAGCTCTTTGACTGGTTTTTTCAATACAATCTTCTGAAATCTTGTTTTGTGACGCATATTAAAAGAGAATACCAGGGAGATACTTTTTTCCCTGTGGAGCGTTTGTCGGGATGGAAAAGGGAGAGTGTTCTTAAAACGGAGGATTTTAATATTTATCATTATGAAAATTACGCCAATCAAAACCCGTAA
- the folP gene encoding dihydropteroate synthase, with protein sequence MTTWNFVCLGLGSNLGNRHEYIKRAYESLKKAGIRNLKSSVILETKALLLEGSPKEWDLPYFNCVAIGETQLSPDELVKEIKMIENRLSRDSSLKWGPRSIDIDVLLYGDESYSCCSERCIIPHPRLLERPFLLSMMASLCPYRYFRLRGSPYDGKTFAELAAIYPLTEKDVLGSFAPTTQIMGIVNVTDDSISDTGLFLEAKRAAAHAERLFAEGASIIDLGAQATNPRVRDLGSVEQEWERLEPVLQILAESWKDAKQYPDVSIDTFRPEVIRRAIQVFPIRWINDVSGGSLEMAHLAKDLGLRLLINHSCSLPPRPDCVLSYEESPVTQMLRWGESQLETFAQIGLDTSWQVVFDPGIGFGKTPVQSMQLMEGVAKFKHILKCPVLIGHSRKSCLSLLGRFSSQDRDWETIGCSVALHNQGVDYLRVHQVEGNRRVLAAAAWSGMPV encoded by the coding sequence GTGACTACTTGGAATTTTGTGTGTTTAGGGTTGGGTTCGAATTTGGGGAATCGCCATGAGTACATTAAACGTGCTTATGAGAGTTTAAAGAAGGCAGGGATAAGAAATTTAAAAAGTTCCGTGATTCTTGAGACCAAAGCTTTGCTATTAGAAGGATCTCCCAAAGAATGGGATCTTCCATATTTTAATTGCGTGGCTATTGGGGAAACACAGTTATCTCCAGATGAGCTGGTCAAAGAGATTAAAATGATTGAAAATAGGCTGAGCAGAGACTCTTCATTGAAATGGGGGCCTCGGTCTATTGACATAGATGTTCTTCTTTATGGAGACGAGAGCTATTCTTGTTGTAGTGAAAGGTGCATAATTCCACATCCTAGGTTGTTAGAAAGGCCTTTCCTTCTTTCAATGATGGCTTCCTTATGTCCTTATCGATACTTCCGTCTTAGGGGATCTCCTTATGATGGCAAAACGTTTGCAGAACTTGCTGCCATCTACCCATTAACAGAAAAGGATGTTCTGGGAAGCTTTGCTCCCACGACCCAAATTATGGGAATTGTCAACGTTACCGATGACTCGATATCAGATACAGGGCTATTCTTGGAGGCTAAAAGAGCGGCAGCACATGCAGAGCGTTTGTTTGCAGAAGGGGCTTCCATTATTGATCTAGGAGCGCAAGCCACAAATCCTCGAGTAAGAGATTTAGGCAGTGTAGAACAGGAGTGGGAGCGCCTAGAACCTGTTTTGCAGATACTAGCAGAGAGCTGGAAAGACGCTAAACAATACCCAGATGTATCGATAGATACTTTCAGACCAGAGGTCATTAGACGAGCTATCCAAGTATTTCCGATCCGTTGGATAAATGATGTTTCTGGAGGATCTTTAGAAATGGCTCATTTAGCGAAGGATTTGGGATTACGGTTATTAATCAATCATTCCTGCTCTTTGCCCCCAAGGCCTGATTGTGTGCTTTCCTATGAAGAATCTCCTGTTACGCAAATGTTGCGTTGGGGGGAATCGCAGTTAGAAACTTTTGCTCAAATTGGTTTGGATACTAGCTGGCAGGTAGTTTTCGATCCAGGCATAGGATTTGGGAAAACTCCGGTTCAATCGATGCAGCTTATGGAGGGTGTGGCGAAGTTCAAGCACATTTTAAAGTGTCCTGTATTGATTGGACATTCTAGAAAATCCTGTTTAAGTCTTTTGGGACGATTCAGCAGTCAAGATCGAGACTGGGAAACTATCGGATGTTCTGTGGCTCTTCATAATCAAGGTGTTGATTACTTGCGTGTACACCAAGTGGAAGGAAATAGACGCGTTCTAGCTGCTGCTGCATGGTCTGGAATGCCTGTATGA
- the folB gene encoding dihydroneopterin aldolase, producing MYRLDVTNFRVWVSIGVSEQERYHKQPILVSVSLVFREEPKVCSTDEISDGICYAALVSLIEQTAANHPCALLERLAKVLLEKLEESLAQFVCKIDLRVSKERPPIPNLLSPVSFSISKEVP from the coding sequence TTGTATCGGTTAGACGTAACGAACTTTCGTGTTTGGGTATCTATAGGGGTCTCAGAGCAGGAACGCTATCACAAGCAACCAATTCTTGTTTCTGTATCACTCGTTTTTAGAGAAGAGCCCAAGGTGTGTTCTACAGACGAGATTTCTGATGGTATTTGTTACGCTGCACTTGTTTCTCTTATTGAGCAGACAGCAGCAAATCATCCCTGCGCTTTACTTGAGCGTTTAGCTAAGGTCTTGCTGGAAAAATTAGAAGAGAGTTTAGCACAATTTGTGTGTAAAATTGACCTGCGAGTAAGTAAAGAGCGTCCTCCAATTCCCAATTTATTAAGTCCAGTGAGTTTTAGCATAAGTAAAGAGGTTCCGTGA